Proteins from a single region of Theobroma cacao cultivar B97-61/B2 chromosome 10, Criollo_cocoa_genome_V2, whole genome shotgun sequence:
- the LOC18585988 gene encoding uncharacterized protein LOC18585988 isoform X2: protein MANMETQIIPLIAREGAVAQLTKTRVHPFIRMKQWNLAISAHQFTMEDKKTILQGRIPMSLNIISKRMGKMMIPMGTILVVLQEGTGGRAHFITNISIQNNANLPSQYSKEYWQYDQSLHYGNKLVDS, encoded by the exons ATGGCAAATATGGAAACCCAG ATCATTCCACTGATAGCAAGGGAAGGAGCAGTTGCACAACTCACAAAGACAAGAGTTCATCCATTTATCAGAATGAAACAGTGGAACCTTGCTATTTCAGCTCATCAATTTACTATGGAGGACAAGAAAACTATTCTCCAAGGAAGAATACCAATGAGCCTCAACATTAT TTCAAAAAGGATGGGGAAGATGATGATCCCAATGGGAACAATTCTAGTGGTGCTTCAAGAGGGAACTGGTGGCAGG GCTCACTTTATTACTAACATCTCAATCCAAAATAATGCAAATTTGCCATCCCAATACTCTAAG GAATACTGGCAGTATGATCAATCTTTACACTATGGAAATAAGCTGGTAGACAGCTAG
- the LOC18585988 gene encoding GATA zinc finger domain-containing protein 8 isoform X1, whose translation MENKSQVCGSSSSSSSSLSSSSSSVSFDHLFGPKDSSSSSSTSGIFGTIFPPPSTVLGRDSSHSGMMGSWNNQGLPHHGKYGNPDHSTDSKGRSSCTTHKDKSSSIYQNETVEPCYFSSSIYYGGQENYSPRKNTNEPQHYFKKDGEDDDPNGNNSSGASRGNWWQGSLYY comes from the exons ATGGAAAACAAAAGCCAAGTGTGTggttcttcttcctcttcttcttcttcattatcatcatcatcatcatctgtTTCTTTCGATCATCTCTTTGGTCCCAAGgactcttcttcttcatcctccaCAAGTGGGATTTTTGGGACTATTTTCCCTCCCCCATCAACG GTGCTAGGGAGGGACTCCAGTCACTCTGGAATGATGGGATCATGGAATAATCAGGGTTTGCCCCATCATGGCAAATATGGAAACCCAG ATCATTCCACTGATAGCAAGGGAAGGAGCAGTTGCACAACTCACAAAGACAAGAGTTCATCCATTTATCAGAATGAAACAGTGGAACCTTGCTATTTCAGCTCATCAATTTACTATGGAGGACAAGAAAACTATTCTCCAAGGAAGAATACCAATGAGCCTCAACATTAT TTCAAAAAGGATGGGGAAGATGATGATCCCAATGGGAACAATTCTAGTGGTGCTTCAAGAGGGAACTGGTGGCAGG GCTCACTTTATTACTAA
- the LOC18585990 gene encoding cucumisin gives MATQSSPLSWLFLYIFTFYTLISSQAASDDDRKVYIVYMGDRPSGEFSAATLHSNILEEVLGSGGSNSLLHSYHRSFNGFVAKLTKDEAQKLASTEGVVSVFPSQRKQLHTTRSWDFMGFSQNVGRRNRESDIIIGMLDTGIWPESESFNDEGFGSPPKKWKGTCQESSNFTCNNKIIGARYYRADGTFGPDDFQSPRDSEGHGTHTSSTAAGALVSKASLFGLASGTARGGVPSARIAVYKICWSDGCPDEDILAAFDDAIADGVDIISISVGGSIAVNYFDDTIAIGAFHSMKNGILTSNSAGNTGPALATITNVSPWSLSVAASSIDRKFVTQVKLGNGEIYEGVSINTIELKDKMYPLIYGGDAPNTKKGYDSSQSRYCSEDSLDETLVEGKIVLCDEVSYGEGAIAAGAVGAVMQDYLDSAFNFPLPVSCLGSDDGSEVSSYLNTTRKPTATIFKSIQVKDELAPWVVSFSSRGPNPITKDILKPDLTAPGVDILAAWSQGTTITGVEGDDRVVSYNIISGTSMSCPHATAAAAYIKSFNPTWSPAAIKSALMTTAVPLSVETNTDAEFAFGSGHLAPSFALSPGLVYDAGEIDYVKFLCGQGYSTKTLRLVTGDRSSCSEAINGTAWDLNYPSFALSASLGKSTKRIFHRIVTNVGPAVSIYKAVVQAPRGLEIHVQPRVLSFKSLGQKKSFVVTVTAKVDDNMVSGSLIWEDGVHQVRSPVVAFGFSEE, from the exons ATGGCAACCCAGTCCTCTCCATTGTCATGGCTTTTTCTCTACATCTTCACTTTTTATACGCTCATTAGCAGCCAGGCAGCATCTGATGATGATCGAAAG GTCTATATCGTATATATGGGTGATCGTCCAAGTGGAGAATTCTCTGCAGCAACGCTTCACAGTAACATCCTGGAGGAAGTTCTTGGCAG TGGTGGATCAAACTCTTTGCTCCACAGCTACCACAGGAGCTTCAATGGATTTGTTGCCAAGTTGACCAAAGACGAGGCGCAGAAATTGGCCA GCACGGAAGGGGTTGTGTCTGTGTTCCCAAGTCAAAGGAAGCAGCTCCACACAACAAGATCATGGGATTTCATGGGCTTCTCCCAAAATGTTGGAAGAAGAAATCGTGAAAGTGATATAATTATTGGAATGCTAGACACTGGGATTTGGCCAGAATCTGAAAgttttaatgatgaaggattTGGTTCACCtccaaagaaatggaaaggaaCCTGCCAAGAGTCATCAAATTTCACTTGCAACAA TAAAATCATCGGAGCTCGATACTATAGGGCTGATGGAACCTTTGGTCCAGATGATTTCCAATCACCAAGAGACTCAGAAGGACATGGGACTCATACATCATCCACAGCAGCCGGTGCCTTGGTTAGCAAGGCAAGCTTGTTCGGCCTGGCCTCAGGGACAGCTCGCGGAGGGGTTCCCTCAGCTCGTATTGCTGTGTACAAGATATGCTGGTCTGATGGTTGCCCTGATGAAGACATTCTTGCAGCATTTGATGATGCAATTGCTGATGGGGTTGACATAATCTCTATTTCAGTCGGAGGGTCCATTGCTGTGAATTATTTCGATGATACCATTGCTATTGGAGCTTTCCATTCAATGAAGAATGGAATACTTACATCGAACTCTGCTGGTAACACAGGCCCTGCTCTTGCAACAATCACGAACGTATCACCTTGGTCTCTCTCAGTGGCTGCTAGTTCCATAGATAGAAAGTTTGTCACTCAGGTGAAACTGGGTAATGGTGAAATCTATGAG GGAGTCTCTATAAATACTATTGAACTCAAAGACAAGATGTACCCTCTGATATATGGTGGAGATGCCCCAAACACTAAAAAAGGATATGATAGCTCCCAATCCAG GTATTGCTCGGAAGACTCACTGGATGAGACCTTAGTAGAAGGAAAAATTGTTCTTTGTGATGAGGTAAGTTATGGGGAAGGTGCAATAGCTGCAGGAGCTGTTGGTGCTGTGATGCAAGATTACCTGGATTCCGCCTTCAATTTCCCCTTACCTGTTTCTTGCTTGGGCTCGGATGATGGAAGTGAAGTTTCAAGCTACCTGAACACAAcaag AAAACCAACAGCAACAATATTCAAAAGTATTCAAGTAAAGGATGAATTGGCCCCATGGGTAGTTTCATTTTCATCCAGGGGGCCAAACCCTATTACGAAGGACATTCTCAAG CCTGACTTAACAGCACCAGGAGTTGACATTTTGGCGGCCTGGTCTCAAGGGACCACTATAACAGGAGTTGAAGGGGACGATAGGGTAGTTTCTTACAACATTATCTCTGGCACATCCATGTCTTGCCCACATGCAACAGCTGCAGCAGCCTACATCAAGTCATTTAATCCAACATGGTCACCTGCTGCTATTAAGTCTGCTCTAATGACTACAG CTGTTCCATTAAGTGTTGAGACCAACACCGATGCCGAGTTTGCATTTGGGTCTGGTCATCTGGCCCCTTCATTCGCCCTTAGTCCAGGATTGGTTTATGATGCTGGGGAGATAGATTACGTTAAATTTTTGTGCGGACAAGGATACAGTACTAAAACTCTTAGACTTGTTACTGGAGATAGAAGCAGCTGTTCTGAAGCAATAAATGGAACTGCATGGGATCTAAACTACCCTTCTTTTGCTTTATCTGCTAGCCTTGGAAAATCTACCAAGCGAATCTTTCACAGGATAGTGACAAATGTTGGACCAGCTGTTTCCATTTACAAGGCAGTAGTGCAGGCTCCTCGAGGACTTGAAATCCATGTTCAACCAAGGGTTCTTTCATTCAAGTCTCTGGGTCAGAAGAAATCTTTTGTCGTGACAGTCACAGCAAAGGTTGATGACAACATGGTTTCCGGTTCTTTGATCTGGGAAGATGGGGTGCATCAAGTTAGAAGCCCTGTGGTTGCATTTGGTTTCTCAGAAGAATGA